A window of Xiphophorus hellerii strain 12219 chromosome 19, Xiphophorus_hellerii-4.1, whole genome shotgun sequence contains these coding sequences:
- the alms1 gene encoding uncharacterized protein alms1 isoform X4 → MEPEQMATTPSHRLGDEDTIGPDGQTGPPEAQSRSIVQQDQRPLKIKTDVRELQLSKQKVFQLEFQDSHLSPALSLLPLISGLEHSVTEYSFFQQGDPDFAPLRAFPDVSMVSERLRFPIHESTTHSSEQSSLSQHPLAQTTLLSDEGASSNSSPSQHDTQRKLSRGDSKETKLEALYDLTGRNTVGIHKDENIFLNKDIPMQDPQADQREVGMQSSSSSSVSSESLTSIKSTGFCPDQPRHTEACKDNMFERQGSPGEASPSQQQKRHKEISNITTGSRSTQPDDSSQELHKELLSEVRKLSNFEAHEQPEGPTPTHELITPFLKESQGKPSGKPFSEWVHRDRDLWSLQTQTGSDGSYLGFLPQSQSTPGVFFAPLKFDVKTKLAHLSAIESNIETFYPSITGAHSADGRLPDTEDPLEASHKVHSLPSLNYLQKVDAWKTKESSERTPPLEGLALHRPSGVPPKKGDEGGSNTFIQQPSTNQDATQISSSTPSGGSSPRRGEAVGGAPGDLENKGSATPPSASPFGRSQSPSSLGTVVMVADKHQLTNTAPENKIQGLKDTLPSPSTTTQPSRFKSLGHFSDVSELSSSQDSYTEIKVGPSVGTSSVVSLELDNYAPYWTFKHSATSPSPPGPKELNIDERIPLYLQNLGIDQTPSKILTPFAPRGPIREPEFSPTDLCTSKGSSGTSSESTQPSESSSPHKGEFSRSSVLSVDSSSSIPLSTDSLGLVSSPSEQVRVKTSPPSDTEATQRESRPASCSGAGERSHSSVLIQNSKQDFKSVAVNVSDTDTKSSVRSSDNTDQDAENSFVSTKALSEIHIFRPPNTTTSWLQNSSFSSSISTSTGGDIKSHSSPPWARSSSDSILTSEKPNQSSTGLENLTSSEQPDSPSTQARRTEPEGCSAAPPDKIQTQPSTAASTTQLNAVLEEDNGEEEKTIPSDLGAESRSSFPVCEDADQGVMSDSSSESSLAIRVAKLLQNESSATMTSSTPSVTDQEEGKAREWIKSKVLGQQRDLLLLDVEDRRHIEEIKKQLLMRNPLKSQGSTDTESSSVASSVWVHKETNVPTAAETFPTLSIANKQLAVHPDPHKTLPSNLHLDLEARVCAIAAREGVTLSTKRPQALPSISIPTQRNSVTSSPSNSTPTSTSALSPASDPLHLAELSTGTSSSSKCLSTNLDESEMIPLVQITREPPSVHDESTRKRRDTVGGQGEELSPTATQAVGKQDVGTNVQSSSFLAISQGFRTGHFTLLPKNILASAAHCPGSGAASAALRDSSLTACSPDEGVGSSSPAEWYDGGKPAADRSDASTIDPQGKGITPSSPYPVEAPVAVLLPYKPRGSEELFYVPQMEADVSSTNRSDTTMESSHTGSDDAVPPTFSSEVLGDQDPRLDRGVAFRHQEGIYSKRLRTAIVTMADPTHTVDVPAAADRGSPALIQGVKPSSQESSTFTRAPSINLKPSSRDQGTSPIHFPQYEPTELTHDRFHPAHLERVQTETRERELPPPAPRQGARTLDHLWQKFCDQRTKDEARPTGDKDASLLERLERLSRVIHRTQATQEAESQEERSSYFPGRTPRKERKEIKWSEHGGVTDRGWEAGGGEAEHPTQLSHPSSPADRDQPDSMSTTSTVDTARLVRAFGADRVRNVNSSSRLGKLYSTISKQRGDWRGTEADSSVTLTPSEESCFHTCPQVVADSAQTSSSHTFSPQRRPSRVLTAKRAGRAVNKSIQAGELEIVRNGTRRNTRDVGTTFPSPAEARTYGQTSSSSGTVGGRGGRWRVLPKSNSNQRQKKSKRSPSKPYPKSVSWFIPADNPRSEMRKENRPERSNTAWFEPHSRTRPWRELLRQRQVRDLNPKTKISSSGLARVSLQEALEIRRPDFISQSKQRVRCLALQAEERRIQSAFSRERNLLFDQLEEPQRLPRPAGTALLRRAVPRKEMIQRSKQIYENLPEVRRRREEERRKAEYQSYRLNAKLYNKRVRNRVLGRRTAWQ, encoded by the exons GACAACCCTCCTTTCCGATGAAGGAGCAAGCAGCAACTCCTCCCCATCTCAGCatgacacacaaagaaaactaTCAAGAGGAGATAGCAAAGAAACTAAGTTGGAAGCACTATACGACTTGACAGGCAGGAATACAGTTGGAATtcataaagatgaaaatatCTTTCTGAATAAAGACATTCCTATGCAGGATCCTCAAGCCGACCAGAGAGAGGTTGGCatgcaaagcagcagcagcagctctgtttCCTCTGAATCCCTGACCTCTATTAAAAGCACTGGCTTTTGTCCAGATCAGCCACGACACACAGAAGCTTGCAAAGACAACATGTTTGAAAGACAAGGTTCACCAGGTGAAGCCAGTCCTTCCCAACAGCAGAAAAGGCACAAAGAAATCAGTAACATCACTACTGGTTCCCGCTCAACTCAGCCCGATGATAGCAGCCAAGAGTTGCACAAAGAGCTGCTGTCTGAGGTACGGAAACTCAGCAACTTTGAAGCACACGAGCAACCAGAGGGTCCGACACCAACTCATGAGCTGATCACACCTTTTCTCAAAGAATCGCAAGGCAAACCTAGTGGGAAGCCATTTTCAGAATGGGTTCACAGAGACAGAGATCTATGGTCTTTACAgacccaaacaggaagtgatggcTCCTACCTTGGCTTCCTTCCACAGTCTCAATCTACACCAGGCGTTTTCTTTGCGCCACTGAAATTCGATGTCAAGACTAAACTTGCACATCTTTCAGCCATAGAATCTAACATAGAAACCTTTTACCCATCAATCACGGGTGCACACTCAGCTGATGGCCGTCTCCCAGACACGGAAGATCCTCTGGAGGCTTCTCACAAAGTCCATTCCCTCCCTAGTCTCAACTATCTGCAGAAAGTTGATGCCTGGAAGACAAAAGAAAGCTCAGAGAGGACCCCACCATTAGAAGGCCTAGCACTGCACAGACCTTCGGGAGTTCCTCCTAAAAAAGGTGATGAGGGAGGATCCAACACCTTTATCCAGCAGCCTTCCACCAACCAGGATGCTACACAGATCTCTTCTTCTACACCTTCAGGAGGTTCTTCTCCTAGACGAGGAGAGGCTGTAGGCGGAGCTCCCGGTGACTTAGAGAATAAGGGATCTGCTACGCCACCTTCTGCCTCTCCCTTCGGCAGATCACAGTCCCCCTCGTCCCTTGGTACAGTTGTCATGGTCGCTGACAAGCACCAGCTGACCAACACTGCTCCAGAAAATAAGATTCAGGGCCTGAAGGACACCCTTCCTTCACCCAGTACCACCACTCAACCCTCACGTTTCAAGAGCCTTGGTCACTTCAGTGACGTCTCCGAACTCTCAAGTTCCCAAGATAGCTACACAGAAATTAAAGTAGGACCTTCTGTCGGAACCTCTTCTGTCGTCAGCCTTGAGCTTGATAATTATGCCCCCTACTGGACTTTTAAACATTCAGCAACGTCACCATCTCCTCCAGGGCCTAAAGAGCTCAACATTGATGAACGGATTCCT ttgtATCTTCAAAACCTTGGTATCGACCAAACTCCGTCAAAAATCCTGACTCCGTTTGCACCTAGAGGGCCCATCAGAGAACCAGAGTTCTCTCCCACTGATCTCTGTACTAGTAAAGGATCTTCTGGAACTTCTTCAGAGAGCACCCAACCTTCAGAGA GTAGCAGTCCCCATAAAGGCGAGTTCTCCAGGTCCAGCGTTCTGTCGGTGGATTCCAGTTCATCCATCCCTCTCAGCACGGACAGTCTTGGTCTGGTTTCCTCGCCGTCAGAGCAGGTCAGAGTGAAGACCTCTCCTCCGTCCGACACAGAAGCCACTCAGAGGGAGAGCAGACCGGCTTCCTGCTCCGGGGCCGGTGAACGCTCCCACTCCTCTGTCCTGATCCAAAACAGCAAGCAGGATTTCAAGTCCGTCGCTGTAAACGTCTCTGATACAGATACAAAGTCATCTGTCCGGAGCAGCGATAATACGGATCAAGATGCGGAGAATTCCTTTGTTAGCACAAAGGCATTGTCAGAGATCC ACATTTTCAGGCCACCAAACACAACAACCAGCTGGCTGCAGAACTCCTCGTTCTCTTCCTCTATTTCCACCTCCACTGGCGGAGACATAAAGTCTCATTCCTCTCCACCGTGGGCCAGGTCTTCCTCAGACTCCATACTTACATCAGAGAAACCAAACCAAAGCTCCACTGGGCTAGAGAATTTGACGTCGTCTGAGCAACCCGATAGTCCATCCACACAAGCCCGGCGGACAGAGCCGGAAGGATGCAGCGCGGCACCTCCAGATAAAATACAGACACAGCCGTCAACAGCCGCAAGTACAACTCAGTTGAACGCGGTTCTTGAAGAAGATaatggagaagaagaaaagactaTACCTAGTGATCTTGGTGCAGAGAGTCGCTCTTCCTTCCCCGTTTGCGAGGACGCTGACCAGGGAGTGATGAGCGACAGCAGCAGTGAGAGCTCACTGGCAATCAGAGTGGCCAAACTGCTGCAGAATGAATCGTCAGCCACCATGACGTCGAGCACGCCCAGCGTCACAGATCAGGAAGAGGGCAAGGCCAGAG AGTGGATAAAGTCAAAGGTTTTGGGACAGCAGCGTGACCTGCTGCTGTTGGACGTAGAAGACAGACGGCACATTGAAGAAATCAAGAAACAGCTCCTGATGAGAAACCCTCTCAAA AGCCAAGGGAGCACAGATACAGAAAGCAGCAGCGTGGCCTCCAGTGTTTGGGTCCACAAAGAGACCAATGTCCCCACAGCAGCCGAAACGTTTCCTACCCTCAGCATTGCTAACAAGCAGCTAGCCGTCCACCCAGACCCTCACAAGACGCTACCGAGCAACCTTCACCTCGATCTAGAAGCCAGAGTTTGCGCTATCGCTGCCAGGGAAGGAGTAACACTCTCTACTAAAAGACCCCAGGCCCTTCCATCCATCAGCATACCCACTCAAAGGAACTCTGTGACCTCCTCACCTTCCAATTCGACCCCCACTTCCACTTCTGCTCTAAGTCCAGCCTCAGACCCCCTCCACCTGGCAGAGCTTTCCACTGGAACATCATCATCCAGTAAATGTCTTTCAACCAATCTGGATGAATCTGAGATGATTCCTTTAGTCCAGATTACAAGAGAACCGCCATCTGTGCATGATGAAAGTACCAGAAAGAGGCGAGACACGGTGGGAGGCCAGGGTGAGGAACTTTCCCCAACCGCCACGCAGGCTGTAGGTAAACAGGATGTGGGGACAAATGTCCAGTCTAGTTCTTTTCTGGCCATCAGTCAGGGATTCAGGACAGGTCATTTCACTCTGCTgcctaaaaatattttggccTCCGCTGCCCACTGTCCTGGTTCTGGTGCCGCCTCCGCCGCCCTGAGGGACTCGTCTTTGACCGCCTGCAGTCCAGACGAAGGTGTCGGGTCGTCGAGTCCGGCAGAATGGTATGACGGCGGGAAGCCGGCGGCTGACAGGTCAGACGCTTCCACCATTGATCCTCAGGGAAAGGGCATCACACCGTCGAGTCCTTATCCTGTTGAAGCACCTG TGGCTGTGCTGCTGCCTTACAAACCTCGCGGCAGTGAGGAGCTCTTCTATGTTCCTCAGATGGAAGCTGATGTTTCCTCCACCAACCGGTCTGACACCACCATGGAGAGCTCTCACACAG GGTCAGACGACGCCGTGCCTCCCACCTTCAGCAGCGAAGTCCTTGGGGATCAGGACCCCAGGCTGGACCGCGGAGTTGCGTTCAGACACCAGGAGGGCATCTACAGCAAGAGGCTGAGAACAGCTATCGTCACAATGGCAgaccccacacacacag TAGAtgttcctgcagcagcagaccGAGGGTCTCCAGCTCTGATCCAGGGTGTGAAGCCGTCTTCCCAGGAATCATCTACCTTTACCAGAGCGCCTTCAATCAACCTCAAACCCTCCAGTAGGGATCAGGGTACCAGCCCGATCCACTTCCCCCAGTACGAACCAACAGAGCTGACTCATGACAGGTTTCATCCAGCACACTTAGAAAGGGTGCAAACCGAGACCAGAGAGCGAGAACTTCCTCCGCCGGCCCCCCGACAGGGCGCTAGGACCCTGGACCACCTGTGGCAGAAGTTCTGTGATCAGCGGACCAAGGACGAGGCGCGTCCCACCGGCGATAAAGACGCTTCCCTGTTGGAGCGACTGGAGCGTCTGTCTCGCGTGATTCATCGCACGCAGGCTACTCAGGAAGCCGAGAGCCAGGAAGAGCGGAGTAGTTACTTTCCTGGAAGGACACCGAGAAAAGAACGAAAGGAGATTAAATGGAGCGAACACGGCGGAGTGACAGATAGGGGTTGGGAAGCGGGGGGAGGAGAGGCGGAACATCCAACCCAACTGAGCCACCCGTCCTCCCCAGCAGACAGGGATCAGCCAGATAGCATGTCAACCACGTCCACCGTGGATACGGCCCGACTCGTCAGGGCCTTCGGCGCCGACAGAGTCAGAAACGTGAACAGCAGCTCTCGACTCGGTAAACTGTACAGCACCATCAGCAAACAGAGGGGAGACTGGAGAGGAACGGAGGCCGACTCCTCTGTTACCCTCACACCATCCGAGGAATCG TGCTTCCACACCTGCCCTCAGGTTGTTGCTGATTCAGCACAAACATCCAGCTCACACACGTTCTCACCACAGCGCAGACCTTCCAGGGTTCTGACAGCCAAGAGGGCTGGAAGAGCCGTCAACAAAAGCATCCAGGCAG GCGAGCTGGAGATTGTTCGTAACGGAACTCGGCGGAACACCAGAGATGTCGGGACTACGTTCCCCTCTCCTGCAGAAGCCAGGACTTATGGGCAGACCTCCTCTTCGTCAGGCactgtgggaggaagaggaggaaggtggAGAGTTCTTCCTAAATCAAACAGCAACCAGAGGCAGAAGAAGAGCAAGAGGAGCCCCTCCAAGCCTTACCCTAAAA gtGTTTCGTGGTTCATCCCGGCTGACAACCCGAGGTCTGAGATGAGGAAGGAGAACCGGCCGGAGAGGTCGAACACGGCGTGGTTTGAGCCGCACAGCAGAACCCGTCCGTGGAGAGAGCTGCTCAGACAGAGACAAGTCCGAGATCTGAATCCTAAAACCAAAATATCGTCCTCTGGCCTGGCACGGGTCTCCCTGCAA GAGGCTCTGGAGATTCGGCGGCCGGATTTCATCTCTCAGTCCAAGCAGAGGGTGAGATGTCTGGCTCTGCAGGCCGAGGAGAGGAGGATCCAGTCTGCGTTCAGCCGAGAGAGAAACCTGCTGTTCGACCAGCTAGAAGAACCTCAGAGGCTGCCGAGACCCGCAG gcACGGCGCTGTTGAGGAGAGCAGTACCCAGGAAAGAGATGATCCAGAGGTCCAAACA AATTTATGAGAATCTTCCTGAGGTGCGACgcaggagagaggaggaaaggCGGAAGGCCGAGTATCAGTCGTACAGGCTGAACGCCAAGCTGTACAACAAG agagTGAGGAACCGAGTCCTGGGCAGGAGAACAGCCTGGCAGTGA